Proteins encoded together in one Roseibacterium elongatum DSM 19469 window:
- the fliP gene encoding flagellar type III secretion system pore protein FliP (The bacterial flagellar biogenesis protein FliP forms a type III secretion system (T3SS)-type pore required for flagellar assembly.), whose product MRARELPALGLAVALAVVLWPTGLAAQEITLAFGEGGELTARALQLIALITILSLAPGIAVMITCFPFVVTVLSILRQALGLQQSPPNMLIVSLALFLTYFVMAPVFQEAYAVGIAPLIAGETPPVEALSAAYAPFRGFMMARVDPETLGSLALLREIDLEATAGDAPEASVLIPAFMLSEVERAFQIGFLIFLPFLVIDLVAAAILMSMGMMMVPPAIVSLPFKLAFFVVADGWALITGALVRSYF is encoded by the coding sequence ATGCGGGCGCGTGAGCTGCCCGCGCTTGGCCTGGCGGTTGCCCTGGCGGTTGTCCTCTGGCCGACCGGGCTTGCCGCGCAGGAGATCACCCTGGCCTTTGGCGAGGGCGGCGAGTTGACGGCCCGGGCGCTGCAGCTCATCGCCCTGATCACGATCCTCAGCCTCGCCCCCGGGATCGCGGTGATGATCACCTGTTTTCCCTTTGTCGTCACCGTGCTGTCGATCCTGCGCCAGGCGCTGGGTCTGCAACAGTCGCCGCCGAACATGCTGATCGTCAGTCTGGCGCTGTTCTTGACCTATTTCGTGATGGCCCCCGTGTTTCAGGAGGCCTACGCGGTTGGCATCGCGCCCTTGATCGCCGGCGAGACGCCCCCGGTCGAGGCCTTGTCCGCGGCTTACGCCCCCTTTCGCGGGTTCATGATGGCGCGGGTGGATCCCGAAACGCTCGGCAGCCTCGCCCTGCTGCGCGAGATCGACCTCGAGGCGACGGCCGGGGACGCGCCCGAGGCCTCTGTGCTGATCCCCGCCTTCATGCTCAGCGAGGTCGAGCGCGCCTTTCAGATCGGTTTCCTGATCTTTCTGCCCTTTCTCGTGATCGACCTCGTGGCCGCCGCGATCCTCATGTCGATGGGCATGATGATGGTGCCTCCGGCCATCGTGTCGCTGCCGTTCAAACTGGCGTTTTTCGTTGTCGCCGATGGGTGGGCACTGATCACGGGCGCGCTGGTGCGCAGTTACTTCTAG
- a CDS encoding flagellar basal body P-ring protein FlgI, which produces MSRFLSALLALWLSLSMAMAMPVRIKDLVEFDGVRGNDLVGYGLVVGLNGTGDGLRNAPFTEEIMVNILERLGVNVTGEQFRPQNVAAVIVTAELPPFARQGGQIDVTVSAIGDADSLLGGTLVMTPLTAADGEIYAVAQGAVIAGGASVEGDGASVVQGVPTAGVIPNGARVEREIDFELASLSQVRLALNSPDFTTAARIEAAINHAFDRGVAVMLDAGTVLLDIGATRAPSPAHALTRVENILVEPEARARVVVDQRSGTIVMGEDVRISRVAVAQGNLTLRIQEQPLAVQPNPFADGETVILPRTDADIVEEPGTGLAEISGGTSLSEVVAALNALGVSPREMIDILSSIEAAGALHADFIVR; this is translated from the coding sequence ATGTCCCGTTTTCTGTCTGCGCTTCTCGCCCTCTGGCTGTCGCTGTCGATGGCCATGGCCATGCCCGTCCGGATCAAGGATCTGGTCGAGTTCGACGGCGTGCGTGGCAACGATCTGGTGGGCTACGGCCTTGTGGTCGGGTTGAACGGCACAGGCGACGGCCTGCGCAATGCACCCTTCACCGAAGAGATCATGGTCAACATTCTCGAAAGGCTCGGGGTGAACGTGACGGGCGAACAATTCCGGCCACAAAATGTCGCGGCGGTGATCGTGACGGCCGAACTGCCGCCCTTTGCGCGCCAGGGCGGTCAGATCGACGTGACGGTCTCGGCGATCGGCGATGCCGACAGCCTTTTGGGCGGCACATTGGTCATGACCCCGCTGACGGCCGCCGATGGCGAGATCTACGCCGTGGCCCAGGGTGCCGTGATTGCCGGCGGCGCCTCGGTCGAGGGCGACGGGGCCAGTGTGGTGCAAGGCGTCCCGACGGCCGGCGTGATCCCGAATGGCGCGCGGGTCGAACGCGAAATCGATTTCGAGCTTGCGTCGCTCAGCCAGGTGCGCCTGGCGCTCAACAGCCCGGATTTCACCACCGCCGCCCGGATCGAAGCGGCCATCAACCATGCCTTCGACCGGGGCGTCGCGGTCATGCTGGATGCCGGCACCGTACTGCTTGATATCGGCGCCACGCGCGCGCCATCGCCCGCCCATGCACTGACGCGTGTCGAAAACATCCTGGTCGAGCCCGAGGCGCGCGCGCGGGTCGTGGTCGATCAACGCTCGGGCACCATCGTGATGGGCGAGGACGTGCGCATCAGCCGGGTCGCCGTGGCCCAGGGCAACCTGACCCTGCGGATCCAGGAACAGCCCCTGGCCGTTCAACCCAACCCCTTCGCAGACGGGGAAACCGTCATTCTGCCGCGCACGGATGCCGATATCGTCGAGGAGCCCGGCACCGGCCTGGCCGAAATCAGCGGTGGCACCTCCCTGTCCGAGGTCGTGGCCGCCCTGAATGCGCTCGGGGTGTCGCCGCGCGAGATGATCGACATCCTGTCGAGCATCGAGGCCGCCGGCGCCCTGCACGCCGACTTCATCGTCCGGTAG
- a CDS encoding flagellin → MSLSTLGDAARYALFRRDSGQLKTDLARLTSELSTGQRSDLGRATGGDFSALSDITRRLRLSDSFATGLAQAALTAEARQSALGRVAAEIEGLGPSLLAVSSSGADGELQLRLADAPDRFAAAISSLNTRVAGQGLFSGDRPDQPALRSAEDILDALRPIAAAAPDSASLIADLDAWFHDAGAGYDGFAVTAGAGPTPKVLVDEGQAIDIGVDVRDTAIRTALAGLALAALTAEGAGPAEPAARRALTEAAADRLQSGEAGLIALRAGLGTAEGQLEAARVQNEAMRSAMQIEQGRITSADPYTTATELEELSQRLESLYVVTARLSRLSLSEYL, encoded by the coding sequence ATGAGCCTGAGCACCCTTGGCGACGCGGCCCGCTACGCGCTGTTCCGACGCGACTCGGGGCAGTTGAAAACCGATCTGGCGCGGCTGACCTCCGAGCTGTCCACAGGACAACGCTCGGATCTCGGGCGTGCCACAGGCGGCGATTTCTCGGCCCTGTCCGACATCACGCGGCGGCTGCGCCTGAGCGACAGTTTCGCAACCGGCCTCGCCCAGGCGGCCCTGACCGCCGAGGCGCGGCAAAGCGCGCTGGGACGGGTCGCCGCCGAGATCGAGGGCCTGGGGCCATCGCTGCTGGCCGTCAGCAGTTCCGGGGCGGATGGCGAGTTGCAGCTGCGCCTTGCCGATGCGCCCGACAGGTTTGCCGCGGCCATTTCCAGCTTGAACACCCGCGTGGCCGGACAGGGCCTGTTTTCCGGCGATCGGCCCGATCAGCCGGCGCTGCGGTCGGCCGAGGACATCCTCGACGCCCTGCGCCCGATTGCGGCGGCGGCACCGGACAGCGCCAGCCTGATCGCCGATCTCGATGCCTGGTTTCACGATGCCGGCGCGGGCTATGACGGTTTCGCCGTCACCGCCGGGGCCGGCCCTACCCCCAAGGTGTTGGTCGACGAGGGGCAAGCCATCGACATCGGTGTCGATGTGCGGGACACGGCGATCCGTACCGCGCTGGCGGGGTTGGCCCTGGCCGCGCTGACCGCCGAGGGCGCGGGCCCGGCCGAACCGGCAGCTCGCCGCGCCTTGACCGAGGCCGCGGCCGACCGTTTGCAGAGCGGCGAGGCGGGTCTGATCGCGTTGCGCGCCGGTCTCGGCACCGCCGAGGGGCAGCTCGAGGCCGCGCGCGTCCAGAACGAGGCGATGCGCAGCGCCATGCAAATCGAACAGGGCCGCATCACCAGCGCCGATCCCTATACCACCGCCACAGAGCTCGAAGAGCTGAGCCAGCGCCTCGAAAGCCTTTATGTCGTCACGGCCCGTCTGTCGCGCCTGTCTTTGTCGGAGTATCTCTAG
- the flgK gene encoding flagellar hook-associated protein FlgK, with amino-acid sequence MSISSTLSNALSGLTVAGRAADVVSSNIANAMTEGYGVRRLEVSARITGNAGAGAQIGGILRQEDLILLGQRRLADADLAALSTEAGFMTRLENLIGTPDAPGSLSSRLAEFEATLVGAANAPHSQTQLAAAVEAAGALATQINDISDGIQAERLQADTAIARSVDRINGALRQIADLNTQIRSAIDNGGEAAALMDAQAALVEEIAPQIPLQARRDASGALYLYSRDGEALVDGQPATLGFTPVSVMAADMTRTSGTLSGLTLNGRDLRLDGATPALAGGELAALFELRDGWGVAAQGRIDAVARDLAERLQAPGLDPTGTAGGAGLFTDTGARVDPATEVGLAGRLRLNAALDPAAGGAVWRLRDGLGAASEGAPGNAAFLTAQLDALSALRPTQSGGFSTASRSMAGLVSDHLSLTGLARQTAETDAAHAGARQSALKQEELARGVDTDAEMQRLLQIEQMFAANARVMQAAEEMIDELMRIGA; translated from the coding sequence ATGAGCATCTCGAGCACCCTTTCCAACGCCCTGTCCGGCCTGACCGTGGCCGGACGCGCGGCCGACGTGGTGTCTTCGAATATCGCCAACGCGATGACCGAAGGCTACGGCGTCCGCAGGCTGGAGGTCAGCGCCCGCATCACGGGCAATGCCGGGGCGGGCGCGCAGATCGGCGGCATTCTGCGCCAGGAAGACCTGATCCTGCTGGGGCAGCGCCGCCTCGCGGATGCCGACCTTGCGGCGCTGAGCACCGAGGCCGGGTTCATGACCCGGCTCGAAAACCTGATCGGGACGCCGGATGCCCCGGGCAGCCTGTCGTCCCGACTGGCCGAATTCGAGGCCACGCTGGTCGGGGCCGCCAATGCCCCGCACAGCCAGACGCAGCTTGCCGCCGCAGTCGAGGCCGCGGGCGCCCTGGCCACGCAGATCAACGACATATCGGACGGCATCCAGGCCGAACGCTTGCAGGCCGACACCGCCATCGCGCGGAGCGTCGACAGGATCAACGGGGCGCTTCGCCAGATCGCGGACCTCAACACCCAGATCCGCAGCGCCATCGACAACGGCGGAGAGGCCGCCGCCCTGATGGATGCCCAGGCCGCTTTGGTCGAAGAGATCGCCCCCCAGATCCCCCTTCAGGCCCGTCGCGACGCCTCCGGCGCCCTCTATCTCTACAGCCGCGATGGCGAGGCGCTGGTCGATGGACAGCCCGCGACCCTCGGCTTCACGCCTGTCTCGGTCATGGCCGCCGACATGACCCGCACCTCGGGGACGCTCTCGGGCCTGACGCTGAACGGGCGCGACCTGCGGCTGGATGGCGCGACCCCGGCCCTCGCGGGCGGCGAATTGGCGGCGCTGTTCGAACTGCGCGACGGATGGGGCGTGGCCGCACAGGGCCGGATCGACGCGGTCGCGCGCGATCTGGCCGAACGCCTGCAGGCACCGGGTCTCGACCCGACGGGGACCGCCGGCGGGGCCGGCCTGTTCACCGATACCGGCGCCCGTGTCGACCCCGCGACCGAGGTCGGGCTGGCCGGGCGCCTGCGCCTCAACGCGGCACTCGACCCGGCCGCGGGCGGGGCCGTCTGGCGCTTGCGCGACGGTCTCGGCGCCGCGTCCGAGGGCGCGCCGGGCAATGCCGCGTTTCTGACGGCCCAACTCGATGCGCTGAGTGCGCTGCGCCCGACGCAATCGGGCGGCTTTTCGACGGCCAGCCGGTCCATGGCGGGCCTTGTTTCGGATCATCTGTCGCTGACCGGGCTGGCGCGCCAGACGGCCGAAACCGATGCCGCCCATGCCGGGGCGCGGCAATCGGCCCTGAAACAGGAGGAACTGGCCCGCGGCGTCGACACGGATGCCGAAATGCAGCGATTGCTTCAGATCGAACAGATGTTCGCGGCCAATGCCCGCGTCATGCAGGCCGCCGAAGAGATGATCGACGAATTGATGAGGATCGGCGCATGA
- a CDS encoding flagellar hook protein FlgE: protein MTISSSLNSGVAGLTVNASRLATIADNIANAGSYGYKRAVADFHSMVVMQSDGSYSAGGVRATVSRMIDQRGTLVSTDNPTDIAIGGRGLLPVTSAAALNDGGEDLPVMLASTGSFRPDADGILRTQTGEVLMGWPANADGSIPAYPRDTFAGLEPIMLNTNQFIGDPTTRMELSVNLPATSTEAGGDGDSMIMSAEYYDNLGTSQYLEIEFSPSVPATGSSNEWTMTIRDSASDGAVIGEYTVTFDDARGNGGNLQTVAPITGGPFDPATGTLSLTVDGGPLDLDIGIPGEPGGLTQLSDTFARAPVVKDGSPVGDLSTVEVDANGLLHAIYDNGMTRVIYQIPVVDVPNMNGLMAHDNQTYSITANSGGAFLWDAGDGPTGEMVGYAREESATDVAAELTQLIQTQRAYSSNAKIIQTVDEMLQETTNMKR, encoded by the coding sequence ATGACGATTTCCTCCTCGCTCAATTCCGGGGTGGCGGGCCTGACCGTGAACGCCAGCCGCCTGGCCACGATTGCCGACAACATCGCCAATGCCGGATCCTACGGCTACAAACGGGCGGTGGCCGATTTCCACTCGATGGTCGTGATGCAATCGGATGGCAGCTATTCGGCCGGCGGTGTGCGCGCGACCGTCTCGCGCATGATCGACCAGCGCGGCACGCTGGTCTCCACCGACAACCCCACCGATATCGCTATCGGCGGCCGGGGCCTTTTGCCGGTCACCTCGGCCGCGGCCCTGAACGATGGCGGCGAGGATCTGCCGGTGATGCTGGCCTCGACCGGGTCGTTTCGCCCCGATGCCGACGGCATCCTGCGCACCCAGACCGGTGAGGTCCTGATGGGCTGGCCGGCCAATGCCGATGGCTCGATCCCGGCCTATCCACGCGACACCTTCGCGGGGCTCGAGCCGATCATGCTCAACACAAACCAGTTCATCGGTGACCCGACCACGCGGATGGAATTGTCGGTGAACCTGCCCGCCACCTCGACCGAGGCCGGCGGCGATGGCGACAGCATGATCATGTCGGCGGAATATTACGACAATCTCGGCACATCGCAGTATCTCGAGATCGAGTTCTCGCCCAGCGTCCCCGCCACCGGCAGCTCGAACGAATGGACGATGACGATCCGCGATTCCGCCAGCGATGGCGCCGTGATCGGGGAATATACCGTCACCTTCGACGATGCCCGCGGCAATGGCGGCAACCTGCAGACGGTGGCACCCATCACCGGCGGCCCGTTCGACCCGGCCACCGGCACCCTGTCGCTGACGGTCGATGGGGGGCCGCTCGATCTCGATATCGGCATTCCGGGCGAACCGGGCGGGCTGACCCAGCTCTCCGATACCTTCGCCCGCGCGCCCGTCGTCAAGGATGGCTCGCCCGTCGGGGACCTGAGCACGGTCGAGGTCGATGCCAATGGCCTGCTGCATGCGATCTACGACAATGGCATGACCCGCGTCATCTACCAGATCCCGGTGGTGGATGTGCCGAACATGAACGGGCTGATGGCCCATGACAATCAGACCTATTCGATCACCGCCAACAGTGGTGGCGCCTTTCTGTGGGATGCCGGTGACGGGCCGACGGGGGAAATGGTCGGCTATGCCCGCGAGGAGTCAGCCACCGATGTCGCCGCCGAACTGACGCAGTTGATCCAGACCCAGCGGGCCTATTCCTCCAACGCCAAGATCATCCAGACCGTGGATGAGATGTTGCAGGAAACCACGAACATGAAGCGCTGA
- a CDS encoding flagellar motor protein MotB encodes MAEGTNQRPIIIKRKKVVSGDGHHGGAWKVAYADFVTAMMAFFMLMWLLNATTEQQRKGIADYFSPTIPISRISGGGDGSFGGDSVFSETTIAQNGTGATNRRPTEGRQALGLQGTDHSAEREIATLEALEDALMGRGGDSMVSDLALPHVNSRLTDEGLVIEVFSRPGAPLFDPVTGEPAPWLPGLAAVMAQLFSTVTNRVGIAGHVAAEPLVVASESRWQTSTDRAQVMRLLLEAGGLPARRIARVTGHADRAPVAADPMAPRNDRLAVVLIRNDV; translated from the coding sequence ATGGCCGAGGGCACAAACCAGCGCCCCATCATCATCAAGCGCAAGAAGGTCGTTTCGGGCGATGGCCACCACGGCGGCGCGTGGAAGGTCGCCTATGCCGATTTCGTCACCGCGATGATGGCGTTCTTCATGCTCATGTGGCTGCTCAACGCCACGACCGAGCAACAGCGCAAGGGCATTGCCGACTATTTCAGCCCCACCATTCCCATCAGCCGCATCTCGGGCGGCGGCGACGGCAGTTTCGGCGGCGACAGCGTGTTTTCGGAAACCACGATCGCGCAGAACGGCACCGGGGCCACCAACCGTCGCCCGACCGAGGGGCGGCAGGCCTTGGGGCTTCAGGGCACCGACCATTCGGCCGAGCGTGAGATCGCCACGCTCGAGGCCCTGGAGGATGCGCTGATGGGGCGCGGCGGCGACAGCATGGTCAGCGACCTCGCCCTGCCCCATGTCAACTCGCGCCTGACCGACGAGGGGTTGGTGATCGAGGTCTTTTCGCGTCCCGGTGCGCCCCTTTTCGACCCGGTCACGGGCGAACCCGCCCCGTGGCTGCCCGGTCTGGCCGCTGTCATGGCGCAGCTGTTTTCCACCGTCACCAACCGGGTGGGCATTGCCGGGCATGTCGCGGCCGAGCCCCTTGTCGTGGCCTCCGAAAGCCGATGGCAGACATCGACCGACCGGGCCCAGGTCATGCGCCTTCTGCTCGAGGCGGGGGGGCTGCCCGCGCGCCGTATCGCCCGTGTCACCGGCCACGCCGATCGCGCCCCGGTCGCCGCCGACCCGATGGCCCCTCGCAATGACCGACTCGCGGTCGTGCTGATCCGAAACGACGTGTGA
- a CDS encoding NADP-dependent isocitrate dehydrogenase, whose translation MSAENTPDIIYTKVDEAPELASASLLPIIQRFADAAGVSVGTRDISLAGRIIAAFPETLTEEQRQSDDLADLGELVKTPEANVIKLPNISASVPQLVAAIKELQSQGYALPDYPETPQTDAEKETRARYDAIKGSAVNPVLREGNSDRRAAAAVKSFAQANPHRMGAWSSGSKTRVASMSGGDFFSNEVSATLDKPATARIVLETAAGETVLKEGVSYPEGTVVDATYMSAAALDAFLAEEIAKTKDEGTLFSLHMKATMMKVSDPIIFGHAVKAWLAPVFEQFGDEMAALGVNPNSGLGDLLDRVKGNAEIMAAIEAVTADRPPMYMVDSDRGITNLHVPSDVIIDASMPALIRAGGKGWGPDGNEADANCVIPDNSYAPVYDEAIAFFKENGALNPATAGTVQNLGLMAQKAEEYGSHPTTFEIPEDGTVKMILEDGTVLHQHAVQAGDIWRSASARKAPIEDWVNLAIERQAATGYRAIFWLDETRAHDAELIKYVKPILEAKGVSDRFEIMAPREATRASLETITKGENTIAITGNVLRDYLTDLFPILELATSAKMLSIVKLMQGGGLFETGAGGSAPKHVQQLQAENHLRWDSLGEFCALGESFKFLADAKGNAKARVLGEAVEVATQGILDHGRSPGRKVGQTDNRDSHYWFARYWAEALAAQGDDADLAAHFAPIAKALAEGEEAIVGELAAAQGSPADLGGYYHTDPAKTAAVMRPSATLNAIIG comes from the coding sequence ATGAGCGCAGAGAACACCCCCGACATCATCTACACCAAGGTCGACGAGGCGCCTGAACTGGCCTCGGCCTCCCTCCTCCCGATCATCCAGCGCTTCGCCGATGCGGCAGGTGTCAGCGTCGGCACCAGGGATATCAGCCTCGCGGGCCGGATCATCGCCGCTTTCCCGGAGACCCTGACCGAGGAACAGCGCCAGTCCGACGACCTCGCCGACCTGGGCGAGCTGGTGAAAACGCCCGAGGCGAATGTCATCAAGCTGCCCAACATCTCGGCCTCGGTGCCGCAGCTGGTCGCCGCCATCAAGGAATTGCAATCGCAGGGCTATGCCCTGCCCGACTATCCCGAAACGCCACAGACCGACGCCGAGAAAGAGACCCGCGCGCGCTATGACGCGATCAAGGGCTCGGCCGTGAACCCGGTCCTGCGCGAAGGCAACTCCGACCGCCGCGCCGCCGCCGCCGTGAAGTCGTTCGCCCAGGCCAACCCGCACCGCATGGGCGCGTGGTCCTCGGGCAGCAAGACGCGCGTCGCCTCGATGTCGGGCGGCGACTTCTTCTCGAACGAGGTGTCGGCGACGCTGGACAAACCCGCGACCGCCAGGATCGTGCTGGAAACCGCCGCGGGCGAGACCGTTTTGAAAGAGGGCGTCTCCTACCCCGAGGGCACCGTGGTCGACGCCACCTACATGAGCGCCGCCGCGCTGGACGCGTTCCTGGCCGAGGAAATTGCAAAGACCAAGGACGAGGGCACGCTGTTCTCTCTGCACATGAAGGCCACGATGATGAAGGTGTCCGACCCGATCATCTTTGGCCACGCGGTCAAGGCATGGCTGGCCCCGGTCTTCGAGCAGTTCGGCGACGAGATGGCCGCACTTGGGGTGAACCCCAACTCGGGCCTCGGCGACCTGCTGGACCGGGTCAAGGGCAACGCCGAGATCATGGCCGCGATCGAGGCCGTCACCGCCGACCGCCCGCCGATGTACATGGTCGACAGCGACCGCGGCATCACCAACCTGCACGTCCCCTCGGACGTCATCATCGACGCCTCGATGCCCGCCCTGATCCGCGCCGGCGGCAAGGGCTGGGGCCCCGATGGAAACGAGGCCGACGCCAACTGCGTCATCCCCGACAATTCCTATGCCCCGGTCTATGACGAGGCGATCGCGTTCTTCAAGGAAAACGGCGCGCTGAACCCGGCCACCGCCGGCACCGTGCAGAACCTTGGCCTTATGGCGCAGAAGGCCGAGGAATACGGCAGCCACCCCACCACCTTCGAGATCCCCGAGGACGGCACCGTCAAGATGATCCTCGAGGACGGCACGGTCCTGCACCAGCATGCCGTCCAGGCAGGCGACATCTGGCGCTCGGCCAGCGCGCGCAAGGCCCCGATCGAGGATTGGGTGAACCTTGCCATCGAGCGGCAGGCGGCCACCGGCTACCGCGCGATCTTCTGGCTGGATGAGACCCGCGCCCACGACGCCGAGCTGATCAAATACGTCAAGCCCATCCTCGAGGCCAAGGGCGTGTCCGACCGCTTCGAGATCATGGCCCCGCGCGAGGCAACCCGTGCCTCGCTGGAGACCATCACCAAGGGCGAGAACACGATCGCCATCACCGGCAACGTGCTGCGCGATTACCTGACCGACCTGTTCCCGATCCTCGAGCTGGCCACCTCGGCCAAGATGCTGTCGATCGTCAAACTGATGCAGGGCGGCGGCCTTTTCGAAACCGGCGCCGGCGGCTCGGCCCCCAAGCACGTGCAGCAGTTGCAGGCCGAGAACCACCTGCGCTGGGACAGTCTTGGCGAATTCTGCGCCCTTGGAGAAAGCTTCAAGTTTCTCGCCGACGCCAAGGGCAATGCCAAGGCCCGCGTTCTGGGCGAGGCGGTCGAGGTCGCCACGCAGGGCATTCTCGACCATGGCCGGTCGCCCGGGCGCAAGGTCGGGCAGACCGACAACCGCGACAGCCACTACTGGTTCGCCCGCTACTGGGCCGAGGCGCTGGCCGCGCAAGGCGACGATGCCGATCTGGCCGCGCATTTCGCCCCCATCGCCAAGGCCCTTGCCGAGGGCGAAGAGGCCATCGTGGGCGAGCTGGCCGCGGCACAAGGCAGCCCGGCGGACCTTGGCGGCTACTATCACACCGACCCGGCCAAGACCGCCGCGGTGATGCGCCCCTCGGCCACGCTGAACGCGATCATCGGCTGA
- the nusG gene encoding transcription termination/antitermination protein NusG, translating to MLHPQTECRHLGRGAFSQQINVVFMTAHRRTGSCIHDFAGAASAVRQTRRPFAGFRPMPWPPRNTQVEVWRLICATASLHPVAIPLSMPPESLERQMTAIDRDTSWFLAQLKPNSAKIAERNLHRQGFRTFLPLGEETQRKGGRFIPIKRPLFPGYIFVALDVTHGRWRAVNSTQGVARLVSFGRDPAVVPPALVEALMLRCTEDGAMQLLDDLAPGDRVKLTKGPFSDFVADVATIDPQRRVWVLLDIMGAPTRVAVPPDGVRPF from the coding sequence ATGCTGCACCCGCAAACTGAATGTCGGCACCTTGGACGCGGTGCCTTTAGCCAACAAATCAATGTCGTTTTCATGACAGCCCATCGCAGGACAGGATCATGCATACACGACTTCGCAGGTGCAGCATCCGCTGTGCGGCAGACACGACGTCCATTTGCGGGATTTCGCCCGATGCCGTGGCCACCGCGCAATACCCAAGTCGAGGTCTGGCGATTGATCTGCGCAACCGCCAGCTTGCATCCGGTGGCAATTCCGCTTTCCATGCCGCCCGAGTCCCTGGAGCGTCAGATGACAGCGATTGACCGCGATACATCCTGGTTTCTTGCGCAACTGAAGCCAAACAGCGCCAAGATCGCGGAAAGGAACCTGCACAGGCAGGGCTTCCGCACCTTCCTGCCGCTCGGCGAAGAGACGCAACGAAAGGGGGGCCGCTTCATCCCGATCAAACGGCCGCTCTTTCCCGGCTATATTTTCGTGGCGCTTGATGTGACCCACGGGCGCTGGCGCGCCGTCAACTCGACACAAGGCGTTGCGCGCCTCGTCAGTTTCGGGCGCGATCCGGCCGTGGTTCCACCCGCGCTTGTCGAGGCGTTGATGTTGCGCTGCACCGAAGATGGCGCGATGCAGCTGCTCGATGACCTGGCGCCCGGCGACAGGGTAAAGCTGACCAAAGGGCCGTTTTCCGATTTCGTGGCCGATGTCGCAACGATAGATCCCCAACGGCGTGTTTGGGTGCTTTTGGATATCATGGGCGCGCCGACACGTGTCGCGGTCCCCCCGGATGGTGTGCGGCCCTTCTGA
- a CDS encoding MarR family EPS-associated transcriptional regulator: protein MSGQREKMREEVRFRVLRLLEENPELSQRELAARVGVSVGGMHYVLNALVQKGLVKLGNFTASDDRRRYAYILTPKGLSAKAALTSRFLRRKLEEYEALKAEIEALQQEVDAQSDAERASIETPPERTAPAKSAKAGRT, encoded by the coding sequence GTGAGCGGTCAGCGCGAAAAGATGCGCGAAGAGGTGCGGTTTCGCGTGTTGCGCCTGCTCGAGGAGAACCCCGAACTTTCGCAAAGGGAATTGGCAGCTCGTGTCGGGGTCAGTGTCGGCGGCATGCATTACGTGCTGAACGCACTGGTCCAAAAGGGTCTGGTCAAGCTGGGGAATTTCACCGCCTCCGACGACCGCCGCCGTTATGCCTATATCCTGACGCCCAAGGGACTGTCGGCCAAGGCCGCTCTGACCTCGCGGTTCCTGCGCCGCAAGCTGGAAGAATACGAGGCCTTGAAGGCCGAGATCGAGGCCCTTCAGCAGGAAGTGGACGCGCAATCCGATGCCGAAAGGGCATCGATCGAGACGCCGCCAGAGCGCACGGCGCCGGCGAAATCAGCCAAGGCAGGTAGGACATGA